The following proteins are encoded in a genomic region of Eriocheir sinensis breed Jianghai 21 chromosome 55, ASM2467909v1, whole genome shotgun sequence:
- the LOC126983886 gene encoding translin-like has translation MDIAAAFSTYGSCVEREAELREGVQAAVKDLEKTSYAISTILEKIHNAQGIQNIEAICAECHQELTKIPALYQALQEKVPPGEFYRYHHNFRGTTHRLVAATCFITYLEENRLPMHEEVAKALGLCTHRDQGFHLDLEDYLQGTLSISHELSRLAINSVTAGDYARPFHIRQFLRDLHAAYSLLFPKNELRKKFDELKYSLKKTEEVVYNLSLRGLKPPEMETSG, from the exons ATGGACATAGCGGCTGCTTTCTCCACCTATGGCTCCTGCGTTGAGCGTGAGGCAGAGCTAAGGGAAGGTGTGCAGGCAGCTGTCAAGGACCTGGAGAAGACATCCTATGCCATCAGCACCATATTGGAGAAGATACACAATGCTCAAGGGATACAG AACATAGAGGCTATCTGTGCTGAGTGTCATCAAGAGCTGACCAAAATCCCAGCCCTCTATCAGGCCTTACAGGAGAAAGTGCCACCTGGGGAGTTTTACCGCTACCACCACAACTTTCGAGGCACCACACATCGCCTGGTGGCTGCCACCTGTTTCATTACCTACCTTGAAGAGAACAG GTTACCCATGCATGAGGAGGTAGCCAAGGCCCTGGGGCTGTGTACACACCGAGACCAGGGCTTCCACCTCGACCTGGAGGACTACCTGCAGGGCACCCTCAGCATCAGCCATGAGCTCTCCAGACTGGCAATCAATTCTGTCACGGCAG GGGACTATGCACGGCCATTCCATATCAGGCAGTTTTTACGTGACCTCCATGCTGcctattccctccttttcccaaAAAATGAACTACGGAAGAAATTTGATGAGCTGAAGTACTCACTGAAGAAGACTGAGGAGGTAGTGTACAACCTGTCTCTGCGTGGCCTCAAGCCTCCGGAAATGGAAACCTCAGGCTAA
- the LOC126983883 gene encoding protein-L-isoaspartate O-methyltransferase domain-containing protein 1-like yields the protein MGGAVSAGVDNDDLVDNLKAANYITTPLLERVFRAVDRGDYFTAENREQAYRDNAWKKGNLHLSAPCIYAKVMEGLQLSPGHSFLNLGSGTGYLSTMAGLIVGPYGVNHGVELHADVLKYSLERLEEFKKNSPAIDAFNFCDPQFVQGNCLCMPPDVRLYDRVYCGASCPESREQYMKSLIKPGGVLVMPINDQLVKMTRNGPDTWETVSLLPVSFSSLVMPDPKHPPPTVSLPLVNLMSDLQDLCRQQVRAILRANIDLERPNLSTAANKPVTKHPRQRDRRNIHRIVVPYVPVPFYEPDDDEDSRMLSEDEDEDDIHFEQRHTAHQISAFFELARDFAGHRRSEREERRNQEEEEHGSNDDELDEENEEEDDDEEEEASNAKSKKIRNTSNSEETQETPKKPESITEKPDEEEDVEMAPGNSNHNSGSTQNSGPTQAAATPSIVAASSSTSGVAHSDPIPVLAPAPTTPSKSSKKREKFDSGVGDEIENGKGPSSEESDLGDERDVDMDIDDSSDSDYSDNSAPRLMNYLLDPDDPSCPCGGGCGEAFRGKKSDKKETEDEEGEGEKKDEEKEEGGACKKASAIETYSTYMREKIKLLPLPLALKLYLNYNREL from the exons ATGGGAGGTGCTGTGAGTGCTGGGGTGGACAATGATGACCTTGTGGACAACCTCAAGGCTGCCAACTATATCACCACACCCCTCCTGGAGCGGGTGTTCCGGGCCGTGGACCGTGGGGACTACTTCACTGCAGAGAACAGGGAGCAGGCCTACCGGGACAATGCCTGGAAGAAGGGAAACCTGCACCTATCTGCTCCATGTATATATGCCAAG GTGATGGAGGGTCTTCAGCTCTCCCCCGGGCATTCCTTCCTCAACCTGGGGTCTGGCACGGGCTACCTGTCCACCATGGCTGGCCTCATTGTTG GTCCATATGGGGTGAACCATGGGGTGGAGCTTCATGCTGATGTGCTCAAATACAGTTTGGAGAGACTAGAAGAGTTTAAGAAGAACTCCCCTGCCATTGACGCCTTCAATTTCTGTGATCCGCAGTTTGTCCAAG gtaacTGCTTGTGTATGCCACCTGATGTGCGCCTGTATGATCGAGTGTACTGCGGCGCCTCCTGCCCCGAGAGCCGAGAGCAGTACATGAAGTCTCTCATTAAG CCTGGGGGTGTTCTGGTCATGCCCATCAATGACCAGCTGGTGAAGATGACTCGCAATGGACCAGACACTTGGGagactgtctccctcctccctgtctccttttcctccttggtGATGCCGGACCCCAAGCACCCTCCTCCTACCGTCTCCCTGC CACTTGTCAACCTCATGTCTGACCTGCAAGACTTATGCCGTCAGCAAGTCCGTGCCATCTTACGTGCTAACATAGACTTGGAGCGGCCGAATTTGTCCACGGCTGCCAACAAACCTGTGACCAAGCACCCAAGGCAACGTGACCGCAGAAACATCCACAGAATTGTTGTCCCATATGTTCCTGTGCCCTTCTATGAAccagatgatgatgaggattcaCGCATGCTctctgaggatgaggatgaggatgatataCACTTTGAGCAGCGACACACAGCCCATCAAATATCTGCTTTCTTTGAGTTGGCTCGAGACTTTGCTGGGCACAGGagatcagagagagaggaaagaaggaaccaggaagaagaagagcatggCAGCAATGATGATGAGTTggatgaagagaatgaggaggaagatgatgatgaagaggaggaagccagCAATGCAAAGTCTAAGAAAATCCGAAACACTTCAAACTCAGAGGAGACACAGGAAACCCCTAAAAAGCCAGAGTCAATCACTGAGAAgcctgatgaggaggaggatgtggaaatGGCTCCTGGAAACTCCAATCATAACAGTGGCTCCACTCAGAACAGTGGTCCCACCCAGGCAGCTGCCACTCCTTCAATTGTAGCTGCTTCATCCTCTACTTCTGGTGTAGCACACTCAGACCCTATCCCAGTCCTGGCCCCAGCACCCACTACACCGTCCAAATCAAGCAAGAAGCGTGAGAAATTTGATAGTGGGGTTGGGGatgaaatagaaaatgggaaaggaccAAGCTCAGAAGAGTCGGACCTAGGAGATGAACGTGATGTGGACATGGACATTGATGATTCCTCAGACTCAGACTACTCAGACAACTCTGCTCCACGACTGATGAATTACCTGCTGGATCCAGATGATCCAAGTTGTCCatgtggtgggggttgtggtgagGCCTTCAGAGGAAAGAAATCAGataaaaaggaaactgaagatgaggagggagaaggggaaaagaaagatgaagagaaagaagagggtggAGCTTGCAAGAAGGCATCAGCCATAGAAACATATTCCACTTACATGCGAGAGAAGATTAAGCTCTTGCCTCTGCCTCTGGCCCTCAAGCTGTACCTGAACTACAACAGAGAGTTATAA